One genomic region from Clostridia bacterium encodes:
- a CDS encoding glycosyltransferase: protein MKITIFGLTISSSWGNGHATPYRAILKGLAREGHEVTFYEKDVEYYALRRDFAGADFCELVLYRSWDEVRRYAIRRASESDVVITASYCPQGARISDEVLGLSRPQKVFYDLDTPVTLKQLEAGDLEYLRRDQIGQFDLVLSWTGGQALRELRERWGARLARPLFGCVDPDVYHPIESRAEFRSALTYMGTYAADRQQKVDELFLEPSRRRPDLKFVLAGTLYPWQWQWPPNVARFDHVAPADHPALYSSSRLTLNITRGEMANSGWCPSGRFFEAAACGTPIITDWWEGLDEFFVPGEEVVIAKTADDVLRALAASDSELSGMAERARHRTLEQHTGERRAADLLRFFEEARTVRGEPAHAEVAVKQGSRARSPEALSDGFMEAA from the coding sequence TTGAAGATCACGATTTTTGGGCTGACGATTTCGTCTTCATGGGGCAACGGTCATGCGACTCCGTATCGGGCCATCCTGAAGGGGCTGGCACGGGAAGGCCACGAGGTCACTTTCTATGAGAAAGATGTGGAGTACTACGCTCTGCGGCGCGATTTCGCCGGAGCGGACTTTTGCGAACTCGTACTGTACCGTTCCTGGGACGAGGTCCGTCGCTACGCCATAAGGCGGGCTTCCGAGTCTGACGTCGTCATCACCGCCAGTTACTGTCCGCAAGGCGCGCGCATCAGCGACGAGGTACTGGGACTTTCTCGACCCCAGAAGGTCTTCTACGATCTGGACACCCCAGTAACTCTAAAACAGCTTGAGGCCGGTGATCTTGAATATCTGCGCCGCGACCAGATCGGGCAATTCGATCTTGTGCTCTCGTGGACCGGCGGACAGGCGTTGCGAGAGTTGCGAGAGCGCTGGGGGGCGCGATTGGCGCGTCCGCTGTTTGGCTGCGTGGACCCCGATGTGTACCACCCCATAGAGTCGCGTGCGGAGTTCCGCTCCGCGCTTACTTACATGGGAACCTACGCGGCTGACCGTCAGCAGAAGGTGGATGAACTATTCCTTGAGCCGTCGCGCCGCAGACCGGATCTGAAGTTTGTACTCGCCGGGACGCTCTACCCCTGGCAGTGGCAATGGCCGCCGAACGTCGCGCGATTCGACCACGTCGCTCCGGCCGATCACCCCGCGCTGTATTCGTCCTCGCGGCTTACGCTGAACATTACGCGAGGAGAAATGGCGAACTCCGGATGGTGTCCGTCCGGACGGTTCTTCGAAGCCGCAGCCTGCGGGACGCCAATTATCACCGATTGGTGGGAAGGGCTCGATGAGTTTTTCGTGCCGGGAGAGGAGGTCGTGATCGCGAAAACGGCAGACGACGTTCTGCGTGCGCTGGCGGCAAGTGACTCCGAGCTGTCCGGCATGGCCGAAAGGGCGCGCCATCGCACGCTGGAACAGCATACGGGAGAGCGGCGGGCTGCCGACCTGCTGCGCTTCTTCGAAGAGGCAAGGACGGTTCGCGGGGAACCGGCGCACGCCGAAGTTGCGGTGAAGCAGGGATCGCGGGCGCGCTCCCCGGAAGCATTGTCAGACGGCTTCATGGAGGCAGCATGA
- a CDS encoding OsmC family protein has protein sequence MQRIGSAHWEGGLKDGKGTVSTASGVLQNTQYSFATRFENGAGTNPEELIAAAHAGCFSMALSAQLEQAGMKAQSIDTKAAVTMEKTDAGFSITAVHLDLTARIPGADPAKFQEAANGAKAGCPVSRVLNAKITMDAKLA, from the coding sequence ATGCAGAGAATTGGCAGCGCGCACTGGGAAGGTGGACTGAAGGACGGCAAAGGCACCGTGTCAACGGCAAGCGGCGTCCTGCAAAATACACAGTACTCATTCGCCACGCGTTTTGAGAACGGCGCCGGAACAAATCCTGAAGAACTGATTGCGGCCGCTCATGCTGGTTGTTTCTCAATGGCGCTTTCCGCGCAACTGGAACAGGCAGGGATGAAGGCTCAGAGCATCGACACCAAGGCCGCAGTCACGATGGAAAAGACGGACGCCGGTTTCAGCATCACGGCCGTCCACCTGGACCTTACGGCCCGCATCCCCGGAGCCGATCCGGCGAAGTTCCAGGAAGCGGCGAATGGCGCGAAGGCCGGTTGTCCGGTATCGCGGGTATTGAATGCGAAAATCACGATGGATGCGAAGCTAGCCTAA
- a CDS encoding CxxC-x17-CxxC domain-containing protein: protein MEFQDKVLKCCDCGEDFVFTAGEQLFFHDKQFKNEPKRCKACKGKRAQVLGSSPGASYPKVETKTVCSNCGKETTVPFKPTQGRPVFCRECFQQGRKVSTASA from the coding sequence ATGGAATTCCAGGACAAGGTTCTAAAGTGCTGCGACTGCGGTGAGGACTTTGTATTCACGGCCGGGGAACAACTGTTCTTCCATGACAAGCAGTTCAAGAATGAGCCGAAGCGCTGCAAAGCCTGCAAGGGCAAGCGCGCCCAGGTTCTTGGCAGCTCTCCCGGGGCGTCGTATCCCAAGGTAGAAACCAAGACTGTTTGCTCGAATTGCGGCAAGGAAACAACGGTTCCATTCAAACCAACCCAGGGAAGACCGGTGTTCTGCCGTGAATGCTTCCAGCAGGGCCGAAAGGTTTCAACGGCTTCGGCCTAG
- the rpsU gene encoding 30S ribosomal protein S21 produces the protein MAEIRLQEGESLENALRRFKRKVQQEDIIKEVKRHSYYLKPGEKKRVKEALARKRSRKKARKEQD, from the coding sequence TTGGCAGAAATTCGACTTCAAGAGGGCGAATCGTTAGAGAACGCCCTGCGCCGCTTCAAGCGCAAAGTCCAGCAAGAGGACATTATTAAGGAAGTGAAGCGTCACTCCTATTACCTCAAGCCGGGCGAGAAGAAGCGTGTGAAAGAAGCGTTGGCCCGTAAGCGTAGCCGCAAAAAGGCTCGCAAAGAGCAGGACTAA
- a CDS encoding TonB-dependent receptor codes for MYRAFPGFCCNTLIDTRPGKPISTTTCYFVHLVIAAVLLAVLFSPLSSIGQDASLGAIRGSVSDAAGARVRNAAILIVNVNTGIEHRINTDADGRFASSLLPPGDYSIRAQASGMAPQVFTNVHVEIAGALELEFKLALAGAHETVEINSAAPMVETQSSEVSHVIDERSIADLPINGRRFTDLALLTPGVTQDPRGLTSSSNGDLAFGGVRGFQSSMLVDGADNNNSFFAQGRGRYRAPYQFSNEVVQEFRVSSNAYSAELGRSGGGVVNVVTKSGTNQLRGSAFYYVRDNRMNAQHPFTDVKPSDRQHQFGFTLGGRLKKNRVFYFGGWDQHIFRVPTVVRFLDGSTVLRPTSGDYESTDRALVQGAAAKLSQLGGNFRSELLGNAGFFKVDVSLTPRQFLTFRINTSRYGGQNNVFFDPSSPVTNYGISENGEEQVRTETGIVSLTSALGANATSHLRVQFSRDLQQSRANSEDVRTSIGDVIEAFGRSSILPRRTREHKFHLSDTLSFETHRHSWKLGGDVSKAWVYNFFPSLFGGQYLFRDIRVDPWTFEPATYGMWITPLRAYAHNVPRYYIQNFGTADSHPDSSDYAFFAQDAIRVTSRLALNVGVRYDLQTFSGDGLQNNPLWEMSGKLPHDSNNIAPRVGFAYSIGERRPLVVRAGYGVFYTRIPSMYTSAVKTDNGLAQSHLFLENSRNADAVIFPQYPNPIVICGITEPRCEVPDSLASHVTSEISAFSPNFRVPFVQQASLTVEREIAERFAVSASYLYVHGEHLIRARDANLPEPEIVSYPVFSEDGNSFTGAYYDIPTFSTWQMTRSMSCPFAPCINDLQRPLSQVGSVNVFESAATSVYHGLTISARRRMTRGFYFRIGYTYAKAIDDGQDAMVVGRPVTVENSYSTQSERGRSTTDQRHRFMASWIAEPRPFHRDRPVLRFFFNDWKFSSIVTVGSGRPVNASVIGDPNRDGNSANDRLPGVSRNALTGPDYFTTDLRVTRRLHATERVRLEFLAESFNVMNRANKRVDLSDDGFLASAGDFVMQDKVVAGKRYPAHYRANGGFLTPNNAYSPRQIQLSLRLSF; via the coding sequence ATGTATCGCGCATTCCCCGGATTCTGTTGCAACACATTGATCGACACTCGGCCTGGCAAGCCAATCAGCACCACTACTTGCTATTTCGTCCACCTCGTGATTGCCGCCGTTCTGCTGGCCGTGCTTTTCTCTCCACTGTCATCCATCGGACAAGATGCTTCGCTGGGAGCTATTCGTGGCAGCGTTAGTGATGCCGCCGGAGCTCGCGTTCGCAATGCCGCAATCCTCATCGTTAACGTAAATACCGGGATCGAGCACCGCATTAACACCGATGCTGACGGCCGCTTCGCCTCGTCTCTTCTACCGCCGGGGGATTACAGCATTCGCGCTCAAGCCTCGGGGATGGCGCCGCAAGTCTTTACGAACGTACACGTGGAGATAGCCGGCGCGCTGGAACTGGAGTTCAAGCTCGCGCTGGCTGGCGCGCATGAAACCGTCGAGATCAACAGTGCCGCGCCTATGGTGGAAACGCAATCGTCCGAGGTCTCCCATGTCATCGACGAGCGTTCCATCGCCGACCTGCCCATTAACGGCCGCCGATTTACCGATCTCGCGTTGCTCACGCCCGGCGTGACGCAGGATCCGCGCGGGCTCACGTCCTCGAGCAATGGCGATCTCGCTTTTGGCGGGGTGCGTGGATTTCAATCTTCAATGCTTGTGGATGGCGCCGACAACAACAACTCGTTCTTTGCGCAGGGGAGAGGACGGTATCGCGCACCCTACCAGTTCAGCAACGAAGTCGTACAGGAGTTCCGCGTCTCTTCCAACGCCTATAGCGCGGAGCTTGGACGCTCTGGCGGTGGCGTCGTTAACGTCGTCACAAAGTCTGGAACCAACCAGCTTCGGGGAAGCGCATTCTATTACGTTCGCGATAACCGCATGAACGCGCAGCACCCATTCACGGACGTGAAGCCGAGCGATCGCCAGCACCAGTTCGGCTTCACCCTCGGAGGCAGGCTCAAAAAGAATCGCGTGTTCTACTTCGGCGGATGGGATCAGCACATCTTCCGCGTGCCGACTGTTGTCCGGTTTCTCGACGGCTCCACTGTCCTTAGGCCCACCTCCGGCGATTACGAAAGCACTGACCGCGCGCTCGTCCAAGGTGCCGCGGCCAAGCTATCGCAACTGGGCGGCAACTTCCGATCCGAACTGCTGGGCAACGCCGGGTTCTTCAAGGTCGATGTCTCGTTGACTCCGCGCCAGTTTCTGACCTTCCGCATCAACACGTCGCGCTACGGCGGACAAAACAACGTCTTCTTCGATCCCTCCAGCCCGGTCACGAATTACGGCATTTCGGAGAATGGCGAAGAACAGGTGCGGACGGAGACCGGGATCGTATCGTTGACAAGCGCTCTGGGGGCGAACGCTACAAGCCATCTCCGGGTGCAGTTCTCGCGCGATCTTCAGCAGTCCCGCGCCAACTCGGAAGACGTGCGCACCAGCATCGGCGATGTAATCGAAGCCTTTGGCCGTTCCAGCATCCTGCCGCGGCGCACGCGCGAACACAAATTTCACCTCTCGGATACGCTGTCGTTCGAGACGCATCGTCACAGTTGGAAGCTCGGCGGCGATGTAAGCAAGGCCTGGGTTTACAACTTCTTTCCTTCACTCTTCGGCGGACAGTACTTGTTCCGCGATATTCGCGTCGATCCGTGGACCTTCGAGCCAGCCACCTACGGCATGTGGATTACTCCGCTGCGCGCCTACGCCCACAATGTGCCCAGGTACTACATCCAGAACTTCGGCACCGCAGACTCGCATCCCGATTCCTCGGATTACGCCTTCTTCGCACAGGACGCCATTCGCGTGACTTCTCGCCTGGCGCTGAATGTTGGGGTTCGCTACGACCTGCAGACCTTCTCCGGCGATGGGCTACAGAACAATCCACTGTGGGAGATGTCAGGTAAGTTGCCGCACGATTCGAATAACATCGCGCCGCGCGTTGGTTTTGCATACAGCATCGGTGAGCGTCGCCCGCTTGTCGTGCGCGCGGGATATGGCGTGTTCTACACGCGCATTCCCTCTATGTACACTTCGGCTGTGAAAACCGACAATGGCCTGGCGCAAAGCCATCTGTTTCTGGAAAACTCGCGCAACGCCGACGCCGTCATCTTCCCGCAGTATCCCAATCCCATCGTGATCTGCGGAATCACCGAACCCCGGTGCGAGGTTCCCGACAGCCTTGCATCGCACGTCACCAGCGAGATTTCTGCGTTTTCGCCGAACTTCCGAGTTCCATTTGTGCAGCAGGCCAGTTTGACCGTCGAGCGCGAAATCGCAGAACGCTTCGCTGTCTCCGCTTCTTACTTGTATGTGCATGGCGAGCACCTCATACGCGCGCGCGACGCTAATCTTCCCGAGCCGGAGATCGTGTCCTACCCCGTCTTCAGCGAAGACGGGAACAGCTTCACTGGCGCTTATTATGATATCCCGACGTTTTCCACGTGGCAGATGACCCGCTCCATGAGCTGCCCATTCGCGCCGTGCATCAATGACCTGCAGCGCCCGCTGTCGCAGGTCGGGTCCGTGAATGTCTTCGAGAGTGCCGCTACGAGCGTCTATCACGGTCTCACCATCTCGGCGCGACGCCGTATGACACGCGGCTTTTACTTCCGGATCGGCTACACGTATGCGAAAGCCATCGACGACGGACAGGACGCCATGGTCGTCGGCCGCCCAGTTACGGTGGAGAATTCCTACTCGACACAAAGCGAACGAGGGCGCAGCACCACCGATCAGCGTCACCGATTCATGGCCTCCTGGATCGCAGAGCCGCGTCCGTTTCATCGCGACCGTCCGGTGCTGCGCTTCTTTTTTAACGATTGGAAATTTTCCAGCATCGTCACGGTTGGCAGCGGCCGTCCGGTTAACGCCAGCGTCATCGGCGACCCGAATCGCGACGGCAATTCCGCAAACGACCGTCTGCCGGGCGTGAGCCGGAACGCGCTCACTGGCCCCGATTACTTCACCACCGACCTGCGCGTTACGCGCCGTCTCCACGCTACGGAGCGCGTCCGGCTGGAGTTCCTGGCAGAATCCTTTAATGTGATGAACCGCGCAAACAAGCGCGTTGACCTCTCCGATGACGGCTTTCTGGCTTCCGCCGGCGACTTCGTTATGCAGGACAAAGTCGTTGCTGGCAAACGATATCCGGCTCACTACCGGGCAAATGGCGGGTTCTTGACGCCTAACAATGCCTATTCCCCGCGCCAGATTCAATTGTCGCTCCGGCTGAGTTTCTGA
- a CDS encoding gamma carbonic anhydrase family protein has protein sequence MIRAYKGTSPSIAQGCYIDESAHVIGDVTLGENSSVWMNVVLRGDVHHIRVGANSNIQDCSVLHGMLGKWPVELGDWVTVGHSVTLHGCVVEDRCLIGMGVVVLNGARIGAGSIVAAGTLIPEGMNIEPGSLVMGFPGKVKRKLTDDEQQSILTYATNYLGYKDQYLMELKAGK, from the coding sequence ATGATTCGAGCGTACAAAGGAACTTCGCCCAGCATCGCGCAAGGTTGTTACATTGATGAGTCAGCGCACGTTATCGGCGACGTGACGCTAGGCGAGAACTCCAGCGTATGGATGAACGTGGTGCTGCGCGGCGACGTGCACCACATACGAGTTGGCGCTAACAGCAATATCCAGGACTGCTCGGTTCTGCACGGCATGCTGGGAAAATGGCCGGTGGAGTTGGGCGACTGGGTGACGGTCGGCCACTCGGTTACGCTGCACGGTTGCGTGGTGGAAGACCGTTGCCTGATCGGCATGGGAGTTGTAGTGCTGAATGGCGCTCGTATAGGCGCGGGATCCATCGTGGCGGCAGGGACGCTGATTCCCGAGGGTATGAACATTGAACCGGGCTCATTGGTCATGGGCTTTCCCGGCAAAGTGAAACGAAAGCTGACGGACGACGAGCAGCAGTCGATCCTGACCTATGCAACGAACTACCTTGGATATAAGGACCAGTATCTGATGGAACTCAAGGCCGGGAAGTAG
- the hisS gene encoding histidine--tRNA ligase → MIKAVRGTRDLLPSDTDLWNFVDERVRRIFQKYNFREIRTPIFESTELFARGVGEDTDIVSKEMFTWEDKARAQSEKPQSLTLRPENTAGVVRAYIEHDMGRAGMLQKLYYIGPQFRRERPQKGRYRQFFQIGAEVIGPPSAGSESPMRDAEVLEMLTALLDAVGLQGWTLHINSVGCANDRAAYNKALREALEGVKNKMCADCQRRAETNPLRVLDCKVPQDQPIIEALPKISEYLDEPCRENFAQVRAMLDTMGIPYQVNERMVRGLDYYTRTTFEFTHGDLGAQSAVLGGGRYDGLSESLGGPKAPGIGFAIGEDRLVLALQAQQAAATVTVQAYVAPLGAGMNGEALKLARELRKAGLVVELGDESFRLKKAFETAEKLGATYVVIVGENEVKADAFATKNIKTGEQATIPRTELAAQLQPEHLQLATVLPESKHGLKK, encoded by the coding sequence ATGATTAAAGCCGTACGAGGCACACGCGACCTGCTTCCTTCCGACACTGACCTGTGGAACTTTGTCGATGAGCGGGTCCGCCGCATTTTCCAGAAATACAATTTTCGTGAGATTCGCACACCGATATTCGAATCCACCGAACTGTTCGCACGCGGCGTGGGTGAAGACACCGACATCGTCTCCAAGGAGATGTTCACCTGGGAGGACAAGGCGCGTGCGCAGAGCGAAAAGCCTCAGTCACTGACCTTGCGTCCGGAGAACACGGCTGGCGTGGTGCGCGCCTACATCGAGCACGACATGGGCCGCGCGGGCATGTTGCAGAAGCTGTATTACATTGGGCCGCAGTTCCGGCGCGAGCGTCCGCAGAAGGGACGCTATCGGCAATTCTTCCAGATCGGCGCGGAGGTGATTGGGCCGCCAAGCGCAGGCAGCGAATCGCCCATGCGCGACGCCGAAGTGCTGGAGATGTTGACGGCGCTGCTAGATGCCGTAGGGCTGCAGGGCTGGACGCTGCACATCAACTCTGTGGGCTGCGCGAACGATCGCGCCGCGTACAACAAGGCTTTGCGCGAGGCGCTTGAGGGCGTGAAGAACAAGATGTGCGCCGACTGCCAGCGGCGTGCGGAGACGAATCCTCTGCGCGTGCTCGACTGCAAGGTTCCGCAAGACCAGCCGATCATCGAGGCGCTGCCCAAGATCAGCGAGTATCTCGACGAACCCTGCCGCGAAAACTTTGCGCAGGTGCGGGCAATGCTGGATACCATGGGCATCCCGTACCAGGTAAATGAGCGCATGGTGCGCGGCCTGGACTACTACACGCGCACGACCTTCGAATTCACGCACGGCGATCTCGGCGCGCAGAGTGCTGTGCTCGGCGGCGGACGCTACGATGGACTGAGCGAATCCCTTGGCGGACCGAAGGCGCCCGGCATCGGCTTCGCCATCGGCGAAGACCGCCTGGTACTGGCGTTACAGGCGCAGCAGGCTGCCGCCACTGTGACGGTGCAAGCGTATGTCGCTCCGCTCGGTGCGGGAATGAACGGCGAAGCGCTAAAGCTTGCTCGCGAACTGCGAAAGGCCGGACTGGTGGTGGAACTCGGGGATGAGAGCTTCCGTCTGAAAAAAGCTTTCGAGACTGCCGAGAAACTCGGAGCGACGTACGTCGTCATCGTTGGCGAAAATGAAGTTAAGGCCGACGCATTCGCCACAAAGAACATCAAGACTGGCGAGCAGGCAACAATTCCGAGGACAGAACTCGCTGCACAGTTGCAACCGGAGCACTTGCAGCTTGCGACAGTGCTTCCAGAATCAAAACACGGCTTGAAGAAGTAG
- the aspS gene encoding aspartate--tRNA ligase, with product MAQLDFLGDLDRTHRCGELRASDVGANVVLMGWVNRRRDLGNLIFIDLRDRAGMTQVVFDREASPELHDKANELRNEYVVAVVGRVKQREAVNKNIPTGEIEVVASELRLLNESKVPPFLPTEKVNASEELKLKYRYLDLRRAEMQGNIELRHKVALAIREELNSRGFLEIETPFMTRSTPEGARDYLVPSRVHPGEFYALPQSPQIFKQILMISGFDRYFQIVRCFRDEDLRADRQPEFTQIDLEMTFPTQEMVFDVVEGFLQASFRVAGYDVAAPFPQMTYDQAIRLYGIDKPDLRLPAMTEVKNAFTPENLQTLGFDADLPLVAIRTPKIGELSRKERDEIKTLVPDKAKDAFKLIDDFKRLEKSFPDAVAKIRHATEAQEGDLLILAGAPQRTEIGSDMKTRAQTSAVFTTAGQLRLALAQKYAQRHGCFQHGVFKFVWVTDFPMFEWDDTEQRWNAAHHPFTSPHENDMEKLGGGMDAVRDPLSQLSTVRALAYDVALNGTELGSGSIRIHRQDLQAKIFEALGMSPEEQQARFGFFLEALQYGTPPHGGIALGLDRIVMILAGAPSLREVIPFPKTAQAKDLMMDAPTPVSDAQLEELGISVKK from the coding sequence GTGGCTCAGTTGGATTTCCTTGGTGACCTGGACAGAACGCATCGATGCGGAGAACTCCGCGCCAGCGATGTTGGCGCAAACGTGGTTCTGATGGGATGGGTGAACCGGCGGCGCGATCTCGGCAATCTTATCTTCATCGACCTGCGCGACCGTGCGGGAATGACGCAGGTGGTGTTCGATCGCGAGGCCAGTCCTGAGTTGCACGACAAGGCCAACGAGTTACGCAACGAGTACGTGGTGGCCGTTGTCGGACGAGTGAAGCAGCGCGAGGCCGTGAACAAGAACATCCCGACAGGTGAGATAGAGGTGGTTGCCAGCGAGTTGCGACTGCTAAACGAAAGCAAAGTTCCTCCATTCCTCCCGACGGAAAAGGTGAACGCCAGCGAGGAACTGAAGCTGAAGTATCGCTACCTCGATCTGCGTCGTGCCGAGATGCAAGGCAACATCGAACTGCGTCACAAGGTTGCGCTGGCGATTCGCGAGGAGTTGAACTCGCGGGGATTCCTGGAGATTGAAACGCCGTTCATGACGCGCTCCACGCCGGAAGGCGCGCGCGATTACCTGGTGCCGAGCCGCGTGCATCCCGGTGAGTTCTATGCGCTGCCGCAGTCGCCCCAGATTTTCAAGCAGATACTGATGATCTCCGGCTTCGACCGCTACTTTCAGATCGTGCGCTGCTTCCGCGATGAGGACTTGCGCGCAGACCGTCAGCCCGAGTTTACGCAAATCGATCTGGAGATGACATTTCCGACCCAGGAGATGGTGTTCGATGTCGTCGAGGGTTTTCTGCAAGCCTCGTTCAGAGTCGCGGGATACGATGTCGCAGCGCCCTTCCCGCAGATGACCTACGACCAGGCGATTCGCTTGTACGGCATCGATAAGCCGGACCTGCGGCTGCCCGCGATGACGGAGGTGAAGAATGCCTTCACGCCGGAGAATCTGCAGACGTTGGGCTTCGACGCGGACCTTCCGTTGGTTGCGATTCGCACGCCGAAAATTGGCGAGCTTTCTCGCAAGGAGCGCGACGAGATAAAGACGCTCGTACCCGACAAGGCGAAGGACGCATTCAAGCTGATCGACGATTTCAAGCGCCTTGAGAAGAGCTTCCCGGATGCGGTGGCGAAAATACGCCACGCAACGGAAGCGCAGGAAGGCGATCTGCTTATCCTCGCCGGAGCGCCGCAGCGGACGGAAATTGGCAGCGACATGAAGACGCGAGCGCAGACGAGCGCTGTGTTCACGACCGCGGGGCAGTTGCGCCTTGCGCTGGCGCAGAAGTACGCCCAGCGACATGGTTGCTTCCAGCACGGTGTCTTCAAATTCGTGTGGGTCACCGATTTCCCCATGTTCGAGTGGGATGACACGGAGCAGCGTTGGAATGCCGCGCACCATCCATTCACGTCTCCGCACGAGAACGACATGGAAAAGCTCGGCGGCGGCATGGACGCCGTTCGCGATCCCCTCTCGCAACTGAGCACCGTACGCGCGCTGGCCTATGACGTGGCGCTGAACGGTACAGAGCTTGGCTCCGGGTCAATCCGTATCCATCGGCAGGATCTTCAGGCGAAAATCTTCGAAGCGCTGGGTATGTCGCCCGAAGAGCAGCAGGCGCGCTTCGGATTCTTCCTGGAAGCGTTGCAGTACGGAACGCCTCCGCACGGCGGCATCGCGCTAGGACTGGATCGCATTGTGATGATCCTGGCCGGCGCTCCGAGCCTGCGCGAAGTGATTCCGTTCCCCAAGACGGCGCAAGCCAAGGATCTGATGATGGACGCACCCACTCCGGTGAGCGATGCGCAGTTGGAAGAACTGGGAATCAGCGTGAAGAAGTAG